A single genomic interval of Lacrimispora sphenoides JCM 1415 harbors:
- a CDS encoding winged helix-turn-helix domain-containing protein, whose product MITLTNKQARHFMLLKHGLLGDYKFNGKQGTFDFVRQTGCIQFDPVDSCGKNAELTLQSRVKGFTKQTLYELLYNDRMLVDYPDKNLSIIPTEDWPYFERYRNAAREGGRRFKELKELEANTKDYIQANGAVGSDSLPIKGSIHWHSSIHWSGNWSGDTNASRAVLEQLYSTGELIIHHKKGSRKYYDLTHKYLPAELLDIPDPLPDEFEHQKWRILRRIGAVGLLWNRPSDAWLNIWGLKTPQRTEMFKELLDEGKILQVSVEGIKDILFCQAEDFLLIETVLKADTFKPRCELIAPLDCMMWDRKLIRALFGFEYTWEIYTPADKRKYGFYVLPMLYGSSFIGRVEAVADIKKSTLVVKNIWYEDGIRQTKKLQAAVNGCMKRFAKFNECDVIDYAYLEA is encoded by the coding sequence ATGATCACTTTAACTAACAAACAGGCAAGGCATTTTATGCTTCTCAAACACGGGCTGCTGGGCGATTACAAATTTAACGGGAAACAGGGCACCTTTGATTTTGTGCGCCAGACAGGCTGTATTCAATTTGATCCGGTTGATTCCTGCGGAAAGAATGCGGAACTTACCCTGCAGTCCCGTGTCAAAGGCTTTACAAAGCAAACACTTTACGAGCTGTTGTATAATGACCGAATGCTTGTGGATTATCCTGATAAAAATCTTTCCATCATTCCCACAGAAGACTGGCCGTATTTCGAACGTTATCGGAATGCTGCACGAGAAGGCGGACGGCGTTTCAAAGAACTGAAGGAGTTGGAGGCAAACACGAAAGATTACATCCAGGCAAACGGAGCGGTCGGCTCTGACAGCCTGCCCATAAAGGGCAGTATACACTGGCACTCTTCCATTCATTGGAGCGGTAATTGGAGCGGCGATACCAATGCGTCACGGGCGGTACTGGAGCAGTTATATTCTACCGGTGAGCTGATCATTCATCATAAGAAAGGTTCAAGAAAGTATTACGACCTCACCCATAAGTATTTGCCTGCCGAACTCCTCGACATTCCTGACCCGCTGCCGGATGAATTTGAACATCAAAAATGGCGTATTCTTCGGCGGATAGGCGCAGTAGGGCTTCTATGGAATCGTCCTTCCGATGCTTGGTTAAATATTTGGGGGCTTAAGACTCCTCAAAGAACTGAAATGTTCAAAGAATTGCTTGACGAAGGGAAAATTCTGCAAGTCAGTGTAGAAGGCATAAAGGATATTCTTTTCTGCCAGGCAGAGGATTTTTTACTTATAGAAACGGTATTAAAAGCCGATACCTTTAAACCCCGCTGTGAACTGATTGCACCGCTTGACTGCATGATGTGGGACAGAAAGCTGATCCGTGCATTATTTGGCTTTGAATACACCTGGGAAATCTATACTCCGGCTGACAAACGTAAATATGGCTTTTATGTTTTACCGATGCTTTATGGCAGCAGTTTTATCGGACGTGTGGAAGCAGTCGCTGACATAAAGAAGAGTACACTGGTTGTAAAAAACATCTGGTATGAAGATGGAATCAGGCAAACAAAGAAGCTTCAGGCAGCCGTTAACGGCTGTATGAAACGGTTCGCTAAATTTAATGAGTGTGATGTGATTGATTATGCATATCTGGAGGCATGA
- a CDS encoding ABC transporter permease — MREFSNSIFTSDFVYSVFRVTTPLLFASMGAVISDVAGVPNIALEGLMLIAAFAGMYFSFLTQSAFIGLLMALAAAVFFTGILAFFTLYYKTNIILGGIAINSLASGGTVFFLYLTAHDKGTSVALASKTLPVLRIPVIENIPVLGSILSGHNVLTYLSIFSVIFTYFLLKGTALGYHIRAVGEKKTAAESVGISVVKTQATALLLSGIMCGFGGAFMSMGYVSWFSRDMVSGRGWIALAAEAMGRQTAIGSAAVSVLFGIADAFSNVAASMGLPSDLVKTIPYFATLMGLAIFSIKTYKRYKDV, encoded by the coding sequence ATGAGGGAGTTTTCTAATTCAATATTCACAAGTGATTTTGTATATTCAGTTTTCAGAGTTACAACTCCTTTGCTCTTTGCGTCAATGGGAGCGGTTATTTCCGATGTGGCGGGGGTACCCAATATTGCCCTGGAGGGTTTAATGCTGATTGCAGCATTTGCAGGAATGTATTTTAGCTTTTTAACTCAAAGTGCTTTTATCGGTTTATTAATGGCCTTGGCCGCAGCTGTTTTTTTTACCGGAATATTAGCTTTTTTTACACTGTATTATAAAACAAATATTATATTAGGGGGCATAGCAATTAATAGTCTGGCCAGCGGCGGAACCGTGTTTTTCCTTTATCTGACAGCTCATGATAAAGGAACCAGTGTGGCATTAGCCAGTAAGACCCTGCCTGTTCTTCGAATTCCGGTCATTGAGAATATTCCTGTTTTAGGAAGTATTCTTTCAGGACATAATGTTTTGACTTATCTTTCCATATTCTCTGTTATTTTTACTTATTTTCTATTAAAAGGAACCGCTCTTGGTTACCATATACGTGCGGTCGGTGAGAAGAAAACAGCAGCGGAATCCGTTGGCATCAGTGTGGTTAAAACACAGGCAACCGCCTTACTGCTAAGCGGTATCATGTGTGGATTTGGCGGCGCATTCATGTCTATGGGATATGTATCATGGTTTTCCAGAGATATGGTGAGTGGCAGAGGCTGGATTGCCCTGGCGGCAGAAGCAATGGGCAGACAGACTGCTATAGGTTCTGCGGCTGTTTCTGTATTATTTGGTATAGCAGATGCGTTTTCCAATGTAGCTGCATCCATGGGGTTACCGTCTGATTTGGTAAAAACAATACCGTATTTTGCCACTTTGATGGGTTTGGCAATTTTTTCTATAAAAACTTATAAAAGATATAAAGATGTTTAA